Within Gasterosteus aculeatus chromosome Y, fGasAcu3.hap1.1, whole genome shotgun sequence, the genomic segment TTGGATGGTTCAAATGTCTGTCACGgtgtgatgaggtcatcaaggtgCGCGTTTTGCGCAGAAGTAAATATGCGctaataaagatggacgcatacagcgccgactaaaagaaactcactggtaTGTGTCGTACTTTTagacaattaaatgtcagtgcacgcACACGAATATTACACATTCCGAACAGGTAGACAGCAGActaatccacaacgtgtatgtgtttacacacctcctggatcctgattggtgtcgctgctgcagccgcaaggcactgattggatgctcacagaccataatacagcgcagatgaaaatgattcagactacggcgtttatatgtgcaacaataggaaacgttgtcttagctgttttaaaattacaccaagtttatttcggattatgcATAGTAGGAGGCACGTTATTTTACCAGCATGAGCAACAGAAcaggacaaggaggaggaaggacaaaGGAAAAGTGATTTTGTAAGTGATCATCACCTCTGGGTCTCTGTCTATTTACCTGATCATTAAACTCACAGAGCCAACTTGTACGTATTTCTCTCTTTATCTTCTCTTCAATGTCTTGCAAATTTCTCACTGATCCAGGGAAATGTTAGAATTAAggcacagtttgtgtgtgtgtgcatgaatgcaaGCATTCATGTTTGTGTATGAGAGActgacagggacagagaggtttTCACACTCTCATTTGAGGCTGGCAGCTGTACAATACCTGCAGTGGCTTTCCCCTCGGGTGATGCCACCGTTGCTAAGCCTGTTTACCTCCTTTTCATTCAATAACCTATTCTGATACAAGACGTCGGGTCAGCTAATACCGGCTGATTGCAATGGCTGAAGGAGTGTGCGGAAAATGTCATCAGCAAGACAAATTAGTTTCAATTACAGCATATAACCAGATATAGCAGATCTGTCAAACTCCAACTCCCTCCTCAACTGCGACGCAATGGGTGGGGTGAGCTGAAAGGAATGACAGCAATAACAGAAGGAATgtcagaagagagaaagagaggtgtGGGAATTAAGAAAGGCAAGgaatgtgttgtgttgtgtgtatgcgtgtccAGCGACCACATTAGGGAATCATCTTTGCAACTACCGTATGTGCCAATTCACCCCGAGTGAAACTCTGCTGCCCTCTAAAGGTTACATCTTGCAGCGTGTGGGCCGATTCGAAAAGGCTGCATGTGTACCTGCAGGAGTGTGTGGCTATTTGCATTTGGAacgtgcgtgtatgtgtgtgtcctgatTGCTTGTAAAACCGTGAAGCCCTTTGAAGACAGGCGAAGACAGACAGGGGGGCAGGGCCGGGTTACCAAtgggtggagaaggtggagaatGGTGGTGATCTGAGGTGAGAAGCATGAAGGAGGGCCGGCGACAGCAACCAGAATGGATTAACACACTTGGATGAATTGTGCTAACTAGTGTGCATTGTTTGGTCCGTGCGCACTTTTGCCATAGTTAGCACCATTAGCTGTTAGCACCATTAGCTACCGGCTTGCCGTAAACATGTTCAGAGGCGATGTGATAGCAATGCTCCCAAACTCGTATGGAGCCTCATAAAGGTCAGATaatcaaaaacacacatctgtttTTAACACACAGACGAGTCAGCGAgctttaaacatttaaactgaTAACAGCTTTAAAATGCAGAACGCAGTAATCTTGAAATGGCCAAAGTTTACTAGATCTATCTAAATACTTGGCAACTTGTTAATGTATTCTGTTCACTGGATAAAAGCACATGGACCTGGATGATCAACATCTTCAAGGTCGTTAATGCACTTTGTAGAGCTCCACATGCTGTTCCACTCTTCTGTACTTGAATACGTACGCTTGCGTGTGTAATCATTTATTAACGTTCAACCAGAAATCTTATTTCAATAATCTGTTGTCTGTGAGCGATTGGATCCTAAAACCTTCTGCCAAAGTCGTCTTTGGTGTTACACATAAGGGACTTCTCTCCAAGCGCTTCTTTTTGTTTCCGAGTGGGCCGGCCTCTGGTGGGGAAAAGGTGATGTCACATACTTTTCATCACATACTTTTCATCACAATCAATCAGAATTGAGCAACATTCAAGTTAAAATGTGATGACAGCTGTCATGACGGATCGTTTTAAACTAGTCCTAATAGTCCTGATGAAACAGATTTTTGAGTGTTAAATACTACGTAACAATAACAAAGGTGTTTCCCCAggctttagtttttttataAAGCTGTTGATGTCAAAGGAATAATTTGTAAGCATAGCTGCGGTTCGGTGGATTTTGTATTGCAATAAAAGGCAAGAGGTCACAACTTGATATTTCCAAGACTGTTCAGCTCACATGGAAGGTTCAGTGATAGGTTTTCCTTAATGTGTGCATGTCAAAAAAGTACACCTGTAATCAAATGAATCTGATGTGGCACGATTGTTTTCTCCGGTGGCACAGCGATCACAGGAGATGCTGGAAGGGGTTTGCTTGTGTTAAAACATTTAAGCAGTCACAGATTTTGCCACAGATTTTGTATAGAAATAATTTTCAGGCTTACAAACTGGTTGTATAGTTGTGCTTTAAAATTGCTGtgtaatgaagaaaaaagggttagggttaggttttATATCTCAGATCttgaaaataaaagcaccaCTCTGACTTTTCTTGCTACTTTGATCTGTAAAAAATGGATTAGCTTCATTTGTAAGGCAATTTCCTACAAATGAGGGATAAGAAATGAAATATACCACGGCCACGCACACATGGactcatctttaaaaaaaaatttgattGTCTAAATTACTGAATTATTTTTAGCAGAGGCATGAATTTTCACAGCAGACACTTTCTAATCAATTGTAATCAGGTCTTATGCTGCTTTTTGGAAAGTATTGCCAAGACTTTGTCTGACAACGGAGCAGTACAATATTGAACTTGGATGTGAATCCATTATTAACATGTGCTGAACATCATCAATCTAACCGTTTACTACTACTTTATTTCCCACTCCATTAGTTTCTAAGACACAGAGTTGcacaatgagagagagagagagaacaggggTGAGACTGGgtgcactgaaaaaaatgatgtgttgaatttacttaattttttttaggTAAGTAAATGCACGACATAAATGTATCTAAATCCAGAcatattttttaagtaaattgTACTCATTATTTTCAACTAATTTTagcctacttttatttataatttctgCTCAACTGTTTTGAGTAGAGTTAACTAAAATTTATTAAGAAATTCCAACTAAACCAATGTTCAgtttaatcaaatgaattagGTAACTGtaactattctttttatttacattctaatcaatttattgtttaaattataCATACTAAAATTAAGtttcatcaaatgaaatgccattagtcaatatcagtgtattttattcaaaaaaagcaaagggcaTATTATAATACACCTTACATAATAatctaaacaaaagaaagaacattcttttccacaactggatgtatatatacacacacattacctatacattacatacacattacatatatatatatatacattagatgtttatatgtacattacatatatataaaaaccagtTGCTTTAACGCTAGAAGCCCCTCAACACAATCCAACAGACTgagcaacaaaaaaacgacACTATCAAAACCTTGTGCTACcacttattcatttttctttagttggatatgttcttctattttgtatgttctataaatgtgttgtatttattatcTTATCTTCAGTGCTTCAATGAGGTGTTGCAGAATCTTCAGGAGGCTTTAAAATCAAAAAGTTCcaacagagctgtgtgtgtgtgtactagagTACCAgtcataatatatatgtatatataaaaatagaaaaaaaatcaacaaacaaaTCTCACATGCGCAACtaaggcacaaaaaaaagaccaagtGCATTGGGAACAGACTTATTCGTCAGCGAATAAATCAAGACATAATGAAACATGTGACTTAAACCTCCAGAAACTTTTACTCTCCGATACTAGCGGAAGACGAAAATAGCAAATCTGTGTAGAGCCAGAACGAGACTAACTGTCACATCAATAAATGGAACAAACATCTTTTCAGTGTGCCATATATATCGTTTACCCGGGTTTGACTGGTGCTTTTTAATTACGTCGACTCTTTTCTTCTGCAATGCAATGAGACCAGTTCACAAGAATGGCTGAAGATTTCCTACAGTCCAGCATCTATTTTGTTCCTTAGTCCAAGGATTTTGGGGGAAAGCTTTTCAGCATCCATTCGAAAGAGCACTTTCTGAAGGAATTCGTAATAGTATCTTAGCTCTTTGGGGTAAGCCATGTTCAGAGCGTAGATGACTCCCAGCATCATTGCACAAGTGCGGGCCACAGATCCACAGTTGTCGAGAATGATTACTCCTTCAACGAAAATTCCAATGTCATCACAATGTCGCATTTCTCCACCCTCCTTGTTGATGACATATATACCCATGGTATGCTTTTGCAGGTCTCTCAGGATGTCATTTCCTTCAatgtcctgtatgtgtaaagagaataggagaaaagaacacgattcatgaaatgtatttaatttcaatGACGTATACTTTACTGTATGAACATTGCCACCATACATAATAATCTCTTAGATGAATCTGATCCCATTTTctatgtatttaaataaaactatatatCTGTGAGGTGTTATTAAATATGTACATAGGAACGACGATACTGTGCAGCAAGTTGTTAATTTTATATGAATATTCTCAACCGTCTGTCAATGATAACATGAACCTCTGAAAACGTATGTGGGTGACATTAGGATCTTAAAACAACATGTGACAGGCAAATCAATCCCAATTACTTACTATATACTCCCGAACGAGATGTCCCTCGTTCTCACCCAGGTAGTTGCAAAGATCCTTTAGGATAGCTGTCCTTTTCAGATTGACATCACTTGTCTCCTGTGTTAAAGAATTacaattattaaataataataagaaatacataaataagtacAACAATTTCAATAAACTGaacaatatttataaaatgttataacctaaatgtacaatataacttaatgttttcatcatcacaTATATACATGACATTTTACATGTCATAATGATTGGTGTACATATTTACTTCTTGCAAAATCTCCAGATGTTTAGCCAGTTCCTGGCCAGCAACTCCTCCCTTCATCTGGAAGATGGATGTCAATTGGGCTAAATGGCTGTCCAATCGTGCCATGAAGGAAGATTCCAGTGGGATGGCTGTAATGCGTTAGAATTCAGCATGTATCTtatcaaagaacaaaaagacaaaatacagaGTATTGGTGCAATATTCTGTTGTACAAAGACACGAGGCACATTGGGAAAATAGCTAGCATGTGCTTACCTCATCGATATGGAAAAGTGCAGGCCAATCAGGATATACACACTTAATATGAAGGCCACGTCCAAAATGACTatgttttagtttgtaatgtttaAGAATCTCTGATCGCCTAGACACTTCAGCGCCACAGTCTTTACACTGCCACATAAActagacaaacaacaaagagagaagaaaaaaaaataattagtgATGATGTTTATACAGTCACCCGTGGTACTTAAAACTCCGGCACTGTAGAACTAACAAAAGATGAGTAATTAATTTAACTCATTGTTTGTCCcaggaaatgaaatattaagcTGACTAAAGAGGACCAAAATCATTTGCACAAAAGTTGTTGAGTGCCTACATATGATCAGTGGCAGATTTACTTTGCTCTCAGCGATAACTGCCCTATAGAGAGCAAAAATATCACAACATTACAGAATATTTATCCTGAGCAGTACTGCTGGGATCAGCATACCTgtgaagagtttgtttgttaaatgtacTTACCAAAACTTTATGAGGTCCCCAAAGAGTTCCACATCAcaccaacatcagatagaaaaaactgcaaaaaaaatacatatatacctgaaaatacaattcaggtatttattttaggaaaaatAAGTAATGTTCAATAATCATTACTGACTTGGGTTAAGATAATGACTCAAATTAGATCCCAACaaacatattttgtatttaaataaaccctCATAATACTATAGAAATGAGCAAGAAATGGCAGAAAGGTTTCttaaacatgaattattcatatataattttttttattcaaaaagaatatatgtatatatatgattaGTATCAATTCTCAATTATTAACAGACAAAATACTGTGGGTAGGCTACAATAGTTAGTTAATTTCTAATGAAACCAGAGCTGAAAACAAAGCTAAACTATTTTGGCACGGCAGGCAATGCCAATATTATCCTATCCATTTAGTTTTTGGCCAAcaactaaaaagtattttttaccgGACAGTGGTCATGAATCGACCTTGCTTGTCCTCCTCTGTTATctacagagcagctgcagcttacATTTTCCCCCGCTTGAAGCGCATTTCCTCCGTGCTCTCAGAGCTACCTACATGtttaagctaacgctagctcatTAGTGTATAGCCGAGAAAAGGCACCACGAAGGGAAAATATACCACAGTAAAGAGTTGAGCAGAGCCGCGCGCGACTCACGTAATGGCTGTTAACATTAACCCATTTGGCGCCAGAGAGCAGCAAGCGCACTTTTATCAATAGGATTTCAGTTTAGTTATTGTTCCTCCTAATATTACCGCACTGATAGGTTCAAGttaaaaatacacttaaagTGGGTCCGTAACGTTAAACCTTTATACATGCCGAGAAAGCCGGGAAGGTGAAGCTACAAGCTATTAACATTAGCTAACATAAGCtatcagctagcgttagctaacgttagctatcagctagcgttagctagtcATTTGACATTGGTTAGGTTGGACTTTTAGTGGCCACAAACTCACGAGAAAGTCCAACAAGAAAAGCATTTGATGCATCACGCATTTATATTGATATCATCGGCACCAGTTAGATAATTATTTTCACTTAAAATGAGTCTACTACCTAACGCTTTAGTGAGAATGATTAACCAAATTTAAAAACAGTCCCCTAGgacagtgtttttcaacctattttgcgtcaaggcacacttgagacacagaaaaaatctcatggcacaccaacaaccggaaatgatatgaaaataaatcccaaacatagtttcagcatgagcataatatactctaagaaatcagggaaacgcgtgtttccctgaacgcgtgttctatttgttgatttaagaacttttgtcggaagaaatgcgtaaataaaCATAATTTATTCCAGTAGCTGCACTCCCTCATTGCTCCCGCTTcaccattacacacacacagttatccAAGAGCATGGAAAAGCATTGATAGATGTCTCGTGCTACATTAGCCACAGTCTCCCTTACACAATATCAAACACATTCAACCtggaccttttcacagcacACAGACGCGTCATGTGAGCAATGGGctaatttcaattaaaaaacaataccAGCGGACATTCGTTGAGCGGTGTCTTCgtcaaataatatattattaagtCGGCCAGTTGGCGTACGAATGATATCACGCGCCAACTAACCGaacccatttttgtatttgtctccATCGTCAAAGTTTGCTGCTCTTCTGAAACTGGGACACCAGCCCCACCAGCTGCTCCGACGCACTGATGACCTTGTTCTGCAGGTAGAGGGCGCTGTTTTTGGACGTCTCGTTCAGGTAGTAGCGATAGTTCACCATGATGCCGCAGGAGTTTGCCACGCCCCTGGGGCTGGTGTCGGCGCTCCAGTTGAGCCGCCACATGGTGGCGCCGTTCTGCAGGTGGAAGTTGGCCACCGGGTTGAGAGCGTAGTCGCGCCTCTTCTCCCCGTACAGGTACCAGGCACACAGGCGCATCAGGACGGGCTCCAAGACGCGGGTCAGGCGCTCGGAGCGCGTCCACTCGCCGGTGGCGATGAGCTTGCGGAGGGCCTCGATGGCCGCAGGCCCCGGGGCCGAGTCGACGGCCTGTTCCACCTGCTCCCACTCCTGCTCGGACAGGAGGTCGGAGCCCCGGCCTTCCTTCTTGCACTGGCCGAGCAGACCTTGGAGCCAGGAGGAGAAGCCCGGGATCGGAGACAGGCTGGAGAACTGGGCCATGTGAGGGAACTCGCTCTGGAAGACACGAAGAGGGGCGGCGCTTCAGGTTGAGTATTCATTAACTGGGCGAGTGCGTTCTCGGACATTTCTGGTTTGATGTTGGTGGTGATTTTGGAAGCTCGCCGGGGGCAATAAAGACGTTGACCACTGCAGGCATGACGCACTCTTTTAAAAAGGTGTTTAGTTTTCCCCAAGAAGAAGGGGGCCGAATCGTATCCATCCGGTGTAAAAATAACACGTGTGTTTAATAGGTCTGAATGCTGTGCAAATATGTAATTGTTGCATTAGGTTCGAGCGCATTTCTGAGATCAGTAGCAAGATCGTCCCTTCATTGATTAACTCGGTGTGATTCAGGGTTTGATACTTTTCTCCCGGTCTTTAGTCATTGTAGAGCCAATTGGAATAGTTTTTCATTTGTGATCTCTCCTAAGATGTTGGATGCTTTACAGATTATACCATGGTAGCATGAAAATAtctaaactttaaaaaaggaaatcgCAGAATCCTTTGCATGCATGCGTAGGCACTTAAATCCAGAGCCACCTCAAAAAgctcagagagaagaaacagaaggGAAAGAAGCGATTTGATCTTCACTCACAGGGGCACTAGCTTTGCAAAGGTGGAAATAAGCGAGGCGAACCCTCAACCTCGGTATCAaaaacccttttcttttttttttatttgtgctcGGCCTGCAGCTCCGGCCTTCCActccattgcccccccccccacactctcctCCCGCCaaaaccctctttttttttactgtccaTCTTTGCACTCCGGTCTCTGGGTATATAAGTGACGGATTGATGTGGACGGCAGAGGGGTGAAAGTCGCcgtggataaaagtgtcagacACCCCCTGCAGAGCTGCGCTGCTTCGCGACATAGTCTCCTTTTGATCATCCTTTTGAATTGGTCCTCTCACTTACATGTATTCTTGTATCGGGAGCTTCTACTTTTAACTAATGGGTGCTCACAACGGGATGAGGAGGATGGAAAAGACGGGTAGTTGGAAATAAGGAAAGAGGTGATAAGAGAAgtaataaagagaaaaaagggagaaaccgCAGCGCCGGACATGTGCTCTGGGGGCCAATCGATAAAGACAAGAAagacccccccgtccctccgccttgaccttttctttttccactctATCATCTATCCATCAGCACAGTGGTCCCGGTGTGTCTCCGCCACTCTTTCTCTTCACCTTTACATAAAACCCTGTCAGAAAGCCAAGCCCTCTGCACAGTACAAGTTTGCGAAATACAAATTTGTGTTGCCGAGTCTCGAGCGATGCACTTCCACTGATGGGGTTGAGTGATCGTCTCCCACTACCGCCATGAAAAAGTAAGAACAGTGGTGGagggttttggataaaagtgtccaGAAAAAGGAATGGAGGATCTAAAAGTTcaagttctcttttttttgcgtGTTAGTAGCGACATATTACAACCAGAATCATCTGCTTTAAAATGTTAACGAGTCTTATTCTAtaggatgatttttttttaatctaccaAAAGAAAGCTAGCTAGTTAAGCAGCTATATTGACTAATTGATTTTTTCATTggctaataaaaataaatgaactttgATGAACCAATATCTTGGTAATTCCTTCATTCTTTCAACATTCCAGCACTTTAGTAACAGAAGCTACACATTCTATACAGAAAAATACTTCTTTTGCAGATGCAATTTCATGAGGTTACGAGCTTGATTTCAACataaacattaataaaaaaGCAGACAGcctcagaaaaaaaatgaatatggcCTCATCGGGTAGTGGGTCTACTTTGCACTCCGACACAAACAGCAAATGCTGAAGCAGAAAATGCAAAATCTGCTGAGCTTACTGGAACGTATTTTTGCCATTAATATAAATGGCGacgagtaaaaaaaaagctcaatcaAAACAGCTGTTGTTTGAAAAACTAAAGCGCGCGATGCTTAAAGCATTGAAACGTGTTTTTGGATGTTTACGAGTCAGCACTGCGACTGAAATTGAAACTTTTGAATAGTAAATCAAACAGAAACTGAAGCCCCCCTCAAAGTCGTCCCCCCCCCAGCACTCACCTGTAGTTCTCGGACCACCCTCTTGATGAGGTAGTTGCCGAGCTCCACCCCTTGAAGGCCAGCTTGTGTGGAGGAGATGGAGTAGAAGATGGCCGCGTTGACCTTATTCACGTCCTCCTCGGAGTCGAGAGTTGCGAACTCACGGACGATACTCTGGGGaaagaaattatatatttttttctccccccacgGACGACCTGTGCATCACCCAGACAGAAGCACGTTCTCACTGTGGCTAGATAGCTGCCATCAATGCAGGGCTCTCCTGCAGCGGAGGATGGCGTTGTTGTATCTCACACCATGCACTGTTCTCAAACTGCAGAGTTGTCAAAAGGGCCGTTTCCACGCTGTAAATACCAAGTGAAGGAAGTCGGCAGCGCGCCCAGAGGGATGTGCAGGTTTAAAGGTCtcagtattgtttttttcacacaagCACAAATCCATTTGTCAGCTGAGAAGAGGAACAATGTAATCCTAGATGcttaactaccccccccccccccccccaggtgtgtAGAAGTGACAGACAACCCATTACCACAGCCTGCAGCTATCCATTCTCACCTGGATGTTATCAGAGATGTCTTCAGTGAGGGCCACGTGTAGCACAACCAGGGGTTCCCCCGGCATGGTTGCATGGGTGAAGGCGTAGCAGCGGCGGTACGGCCCAACTCTGCGCTTCAGGTCTGTCCAGTTCCTTACAGGGTGCACGGCCTCGTacctggtggggggggctgagggttAGTCTTTCTGCTTTCAATTAACCATTCACCAAGTCCTGCCCTTCTCAGCTTCTGTCGCTACACCTGCCAAGCTCTCCGTTGTGTGCGATACATGTGCACTTGACAGTGATATCGGGGGAAATAAAACTATTTGTAATTTTTGGCTCATAAAGAAACTGACTTTATGACGTTTCCAGCTGGTGTGACTTAAATGTGCCCTTTATGGCTGTGATAAGAGTTGGATCTCACATTTTGTCCATGTTCAATATTAGGAAACCCTGCCTGTATTgacctacaaaaaaaaacagtatcccAGCAGCGCGCTAACTATGTTTGTTGAGCTGTGATTGGAGAATCTGTGTTCAGAGGGCGGGTTTTGCATTGCTGCACAACTGTATGACTCAAGAGACTGTGATAACAGAAGGAGGGGAAAGCTGCTTACTGGCTGATCCTCTGTAGGATGTCACAGGGAGACTGCCAGGTGATCCTCTCCAGTCGAAGCAGACCCACAGAGAACCACTCGGACAGAAGGCTCTTCAGCGTGCCGTTCAGGTCCtggcagaggaaaaaaaaaaaattgagttAACATCCACAACCAGGGAGGATTATTGAATATTCACCACGTTCTTTCCTTTGTTGGGCAGCGCAGGCGCCTGTCCTTCAGGAAAATGAAAGCTGAATGGTACattggtaaaataaaacaataatctgATTCTTGTGGAAAGGAACGTTATGCTCTCCACTACATTAGCTTTTACTTTGCTATGGGGGATTTTTGGGGGGTTATTCCTGTATATTTCGTGAAGAAGAGACACCAAAAGTGTTTTCATTAAAAATTACAACTTTTACAGGACGATAAAAAGCGGTGGATGAACACAGTCCTCACGGGCCTTATAGACCTTTTTATTGAGAGAACTTTATTGACTGGCTTCCAGCTCGCTCGAGTTAGTCTGTTGGCTGTAAACAATTCCAGGCCGCTTTCATTCAGTGTGTTGAGGCGTACGGCCCTGTAGACGCTTTATAAGTGGTGCTATTTTTGAGCTTGCGACGGGTAGAGACGAGGCACTCCAATAAACAACTTGCCATTTCAAAGCAGGCCCGTCGTCTCGCGAAGGTCAGACTTCATTTAAAGCAAATCtcttgcaaacacacaaacaagcggaTGCACCGCAGCCAAGCAAACACACTTAGGCACATACCGCTTAAATTGGCCAATTCCTTGCATCCCTTTAATAACAGCTTGTCAGTCATAATAATGGCTAATATAATCAAGCTCCATTACCGTCATGGTGTAA encodes:
- the LOC120812502 gene encoding malonyl-CoA decarboxylase, mitochondrial-like, which encodes MLSLPANWAFRGGVRCWRHRAVLRGALKAPDVNGVRRYSTPIRGGVAGMEDILARVVAPLPTYETRDKYPPPPESNSLEFMHFYAGLEKEEKLGFLTKLSHDFGVDHKGISELALRLLDAQLRALATILQVEDRLLYGLTPRYKQLLNHISRVEGGVKFLVDLRADVLEMISSKASETPQIRDLNGTLKSLLSEWFSVGLLRLERITWQSPCDILQRISQYEAVHPVRNWTDLKRRVGPYRRCYAFTHATMPGEPLVVLHVALTEDISDNIQSIVREFATLDSEEDVNKVNAAIFYSISSTQAGLQGVELGNYLIKRVVRELQSEFPHMAQFSSLSPIPGFSSWLQGLLGQCKKEGRGSDLLSEQEWEQVEQAVDSAPGPAAIEALRKLIATGEWTRSERLTRVLEPVLMRLCAWYLYGEKRRDYALNPVANFHLQNGATMWRLNWSADTSPRGVANSCGIMVNYRYYLNETSKNSALYLQNKVISASEQLVGLVSQFQKSSKL